In Dromaius novaehollandiae isolate bDroNov1 chromosome 3, bDroNov1.hap1, whole genome shotgun sequence, the following are encoded in one genomic region:
- the CNR1 gene encoding cannabinoid receptor 1, whose protein sequence is MKSILDGLADTTFRTITTDLLYPGSNDIQYEDMKGDMASKLGYYPQKFPLSSFRGDPFQEKMTAGDDPLLSIIPSDQINITEFYNKSLSTFKDNDENIQCGENFMDMECFMILNPSQQLAIAVLSLTLGTFTVLENLLVLCVILHSRSLRCRPSYHFIGSLAVADLLGSVIFVYSFVDFHVFHRKDSPNVFLFKLGGVTASFTASVGSLFLTAIDRYISIHRPLAYKRIVTRPKAVVAFCVMWTIAIVIAVLPLLGWNCKKLNSVCSDIFPLIDETYLMFWIGVTSVLLLFIVYAYMYILWKAHSHAVRMIQRGTQKSIIIQTTEDGKVQITRPDQTRMDIRLAKTLVLILVVLIICWGPLLAIMVYDVFGKMNKLIKTVFAFCSMLCLLNSTVNPIIYALRSKDLRHAFRSMFPTCEGTAQPLDNSMESDCQHKHANNTGNVHRAAESCIKSTVKIAKVTMSVSTDTTAEAL, encoded by the coding sequence ATGAAGTCAATCCTAGATGGCCTCGCGGACACAACTTTCCGAACAATTACCACAGATCTCCTTTACCCGGGCTCCAACGATATCCAGTACGAAGACATGAAGGGTGACATGGCATCCAAACTGGGATACTATCCCCAGAAattccctctctcttccttcagGGGTGATCCTTTCCAAGAAAAAATGACTGCAGGAGATGATCCCCTGTTGAGCATTATTCCATCTGATCAGATCAATATCACAGAGTTTTACAACAAGTCCTTGTCCACCTTTAAGGATAATGATGAGAATATCCAGTGTGGAGAGAACTTCATGGATATGGAGTGTTTTATGATCCTGAACCCCAGCCAGCAGCTGGCTATTGCAGTTCTGTCCCTCACCCTGGGCACCTTCACTGTCCTGGAGAACCTGCTTGTCCTGTGCGTCATCCTCCACTCCCGAAGCCTCCGGTGTCGACCCTCCTACCACTTCATCGGCAGCCTGGCTGTGGCCGACCTCCTGGGCAGCGTGATTTTTGTCTACAGTTTTGTTGATTTCCATGTTTTCCACCGGAAGGACAGCCCTAATGTCTTCTTGTTCAAACTGGGTGGAGTTACAGCCTCGTTCACTGCCTCCGTAGGTAGCCTTTTCCTCACTGCAATAGACCGGTACATATCTATACACAGGCCACTAGCTTACAAAAGGATTGTTACCCGACCAAAGGCTGTCGTAGCGTTCTGTGTGATGTGGACCATCGCTATTGTAATAGCTGTTCTTCCTCTGCTCGGCTGGAACTGCAAAAAACTCAATTCTGTTTGTTCAGACATATTCCCCCTCATCGACGAGACCTACCTGATGTTCTGGATTGGGGTCACCAGCGTACTCTTGCTGTTCATTGTGTATGCCTACATGTACATACTGTGGAAGGCTCACAGTCATGCTGTTCGAATGATTCAGCGTGGCACTCAGAAAAGCATAATCATTCAGACTACGGAGGATGGGAAAGTACAGATCACTAGGCCTGATCAAACTCGTATGGACATCAGGTTAGCCAAAACCTTGGTCCTTATTCTAGTCGTTTTAATCATATGCTGGGGCCCTCTCCTCGCCATAATGGTGTATGATGTCTTTGGGAAAATGAACAAGCTCATCAAGACTGTCTTTGCGTTCTGTAGCATGCTCTGTTTGCTGAATTCGACAGTGAATCCCATCATCTACGCTCTGAGGAGCAAGGACTTGCGGCATGCTTTCCGGAGCATGTTCCCCACCTGCGAAGGAACTGCACAGCCTCTCGATAACAGCATGGAGTCTGACTGCCAGCACAAGCATGCCAACAACACAGGTAACGTTCACAGGGCTGCGGAGAGCTGCATTAAGAGCACAGTTAAGATTGCCAAAGTTACCATGTCTGTCTCCACAGACACAACTGCTGAAGCATTGTAA